The following are encoded in a window of Mycobacterium decipiens genomic DNA:
- a CDS encoding fasciclin domain-containing protein translates to MINVQAKAIAAASLAAIAITGLAGCSSTKPASQGTTNPMPATSMAAPATTPAMADPAADLIGPGCSQYATQNPTGPGSVAGMAQDPVATAASNNPMLTTLTAALSGKLNPNVNLVDTLNSGEYTVFAPTNAAFEKLPAATIDQLKTDSKLLSSILTYHVVSGQASPSKVDGTRTTLQGADVTVMGAGNDLMVNNAGLVCGGVHTANATVYMIDTVLMPPAQ, encoded by the coding sequence ATGATCAACGTTCAGGCCAAAGCAATCGCAGCAGCCAGCCTCGCGGCAATCGCGATCACCGGCCTCGCGGGTTGCTCGAGCACCAAGCCCGCCTCGCAAGGCACCACCAACCCAATGCCGGCGACCAGCATGGCAGCGCCCGCCACCACACCGGCAATGGCCGACCCCGCGGCGGACCTGATCGGTCCGGGGTGCTCGCAGTACGCGACACAGAATCCCACCGGTCCGGGGTCGGTGGCCGGAATGGCGCAGGATCCGGTCGCGACCGCGGCGTCGAACAATCCGATGCTTACTACCCTGACCGCGGCGCTGTCGGGCAAGCTGAATCCGAATGTGAACCTGGTCGACACCCTCAACAGCGGCGAGTACACGGTTTTCGCCCCCACGAATGCCGCATTCGAAAAGCTCCCGGCCGCCACCATCGACCAACTCAAGACGGACTCCAAGCTGCTGAGCAGCATCCTGACCTACCACGTGGTGAGTGGCCAGGCGAGCCCGAGCAAGGTCGACGGCACCCGCACGACCCTGCAAGGTGCTGACGTGACGGTTATGGGCGCGGGCAACGACCTGATGGTCAACAACGCCGGCCTGGTCTGCGGCGGGGTGCATACCGCCAACGCCACGGTGTACATGATCGACACGGTGCTGATGCCCCCGGCACAGTAA
- a CDS encoding type II toxin-antitoxin system VapC family toxin: protein MRCVDVNVLVYAHRADLREHCDYRDLLEWLANDDEPLGLPDSVLASFVRVVTNRRVFTEPTRPQDAWQAVDALLAAPAAMRIDPGERHWMLFRQLASDVDANGNDIADAYLAAYAVENNATWLSADRGFARFRRLRWRHPLDM from the coding sequence ATGCGTTGCGTTGATGTCAACGTGCTCGTCTACGCACATCGGGCGGATCTCCGGGAACACTGCGACTATCGGGATTTGCTTGAGTGGCTGGCCAACGATGACGAGCCGCTGGGGTTACCGGACAGCGTGCTCGCTAGCTTCGTCCGGGTCGTAACCAACCGTCGCGTCTTCACCGAACCGACGCGCCCGCAGGACGCGTGGCAGGCGGTCGACGCGCTGCTCGCCGCGCCCGCCGCCATGCGAATTGACCCCGGCGAGCGGCACTGGATGTTGTTTCGGCAACTCGCGTCCGATGTCGACGCGAACGGCAACGACATTGCGGACGCCTACCTGGCCGCCTACGCGGTGGAGAACAACGCAACCTGGCTGAGCGCCGATCGCGGCTTCGCGCGATTCCGCCGGCTGCGCTGGCGTCATCCACTGGATATGTGA
- a CDS encoding ribbon-helix-helix domain-containing protein codes for MRTTIRIDDELYRQVKAKAARSGRTVAAVLEDAVRRGLNPPQQRAAGRYRVQPSGRGGLRPGVDLSSNAAVAEAMDDGASANALR; via the coding sequence ATGCGGACGACGATCCGTATCGATGACGAGCTGTACCGCCAGGTGAAAGCGAAGGCCGCTCGTTCCGGGCGAACCGTGGCCGCGGTTCTAGAGGATGCGGTGCGGCGTGGCTTGAACCCGCCCCAGCAGCGGGCCGCCGGCCGCTATCGAGTCCAGCCGTCGGGCAGGGGCGGGCTTCGGCCCGGTGTGGATCTGTCGTCCAACGCCGCGGTCGCCGAGGCCATGGACGACGGCGCGTCGGCCAATGCGTTGCGTTGA